From the Hordeum vulgare subsp. vulgare chromosome 1H, MorexV3_pseudomolecules_assembly, whole genome shotgun sequence genome, the window TGTTCAAGAAATAATCGCATACTGTAATTCTCTTCTATAAAGTTTGTTTGGCCATCGCTTATTTTTATCATTTCTTCAGCTACGTGACGGGAAGTTGTTCCAAGAATTATTTTTCAATGGAATATTTGGTAGATTATTTCATGGGTCTCGAACAAGTGGAGTGCAAAGGGAATTTCTTTTCAGAAAAGGTCATGAAATACAATGGAGCTCAGAGTGCATGTActtacttttacctttgaggCATTCACCACATATCCAGCAAGATTTAAACATATACTGGGAGGCAGTTGAATCCTGCACCCAGGTGGTGGAGCAGTTGAGAAATTTGTATCTGGAAGATGAAAATATCTGTGCAAATTCTATTCAACATAGAAGTATCAAGGAGAAAGACATTATTCATCTAGCCAACAAATCTCTTCATTTTTCTAGCATCAAAGATTCAGTTGTGCTGTCGCTTCATACTGGGAGGATATACtctgttcttgacttgatctatgACACAACTGCTGAGGACTCGTTTGAAGAGATGTATAATGGAAAAGCTTCACCGTTTTCTTCATTTGTGGACTACTACCGTGAAAAGTAATACCTCCATTACATGTCTTAAACTCCTAATTACAATTAAAATTTATTCTGATATGCTTCCTGACAAACTTCCTTTTTTACCACTCTTTTGTAGGTACGGTATTATTATTCAACATCCAAAACAACCGTTGTTGCTGTTAAAGCAAAGCCACAATGCACACAATCTTCTTTTTTCAAAATCAAAATACATAGGTACTAGCTAAATCCTAGTCCGGTCCAGTTCCCCTTTTCCTGTTATGATGAACTGCCAGATAGCTGTTGCTTTACTATTTGGCCTGCTTTTTACATGAAACTCTACATAACCTATGGCAGATGGTTCTACGGGTGATCCTTTGCTCATGGAAAAAGAACAAATACATGCCCGGGTCCCACCTGAATTGTTAATCCACATTGATGTGACAATTGAAGTTCTCAAATCATTTTATTTATTGCCTTCTGTAATGCATCGACTTCAGTCTCTCATGCTAGCCAGCCAGCTTCGCAGAGATATTGGTTACACTCAACATATACCAAGTTACCTGGTCTGTTCTCTTTCATGAGAATATAATTTTATTGCTATGGCTGGTTATGCATACCTGAATAATTTGATCCGTTTCAATGTCAGATTTTGGAAGCTATCACAACCTTAAGGTGCTGCGAGACATTTTCCCTGGAGCGTTTAGAACTATTGGGAGACTCAGTACTAAAATATTTGATAGGATGTGACCTGTTTTTAAGGTATCCTATGAAACATGAAGGTCATCTTTCTGATATGAGATCAAATGCTGTCTGCAATGCTACACTTCATAAGCACGGAATCTGGCGATCCTTGCAGGTAGATGGCGTAAATCCAAGCCTAATATAATGGTTTCAACTTCCTGAAGTTTATGATGAGTTCTGTTAGACAAATAATTTTAATTTTGTTAGTTCATGTGCACTTGGCCAGTCAACCAGTTATATTTGAGCTTTCCccgcaataaataaataaatatttgaGCCTGAGGGCCAACAATCACATATGCACTTCATATAGCAAGTGGTTTTCTTCTATTCTGCTCCATCTTGAGTTTTAATTTTATTTGAGCCCATGCCAGTCAGATGTTTTCTAGAGGTGCTTCATCAATGTTCTTTTCATTCAAAACGCATGTTTCATGATACTGTAGAAAGGCAGAAGTTATATACGAGCAGAGTCAAGTTGCGTATaggagatactccctccgtcccaaatttcttgtcttagatttatttagatatgaatgtatctagtcaagttttagtatttagatacattcatttctagacaaactAAGACAagaattatgggacggagggagtataatataaCCTAGATACCATTGAGATTTGCAAGGTTGAGAATACAATTCTGAGGTGTATATGTTTACTGGCTATTTGTTATCTTGCTTTCCAGGGTTACGTGCGGGATAGTGCATTCGACCCACGGCGTTGGGTTGCTCCTGGGCAGATATCCTTGCGCCCTTTTCCTTGTAACTGCGGAATTGAGACTGCATTTGTTCCAACCAATGGAAGGTATATCAGCGACGACCCATCTTTTGTCGTTGGAAAACCATGTGATAGAGCTCACAGATGGATGTGCTCGAAAACAATATCTGATTGTGTTGAAGCCCTAGTTGGAGCATATTATGTTGGTGGTGGCATAGTTGCTGCACTTTGGGTTATGAAGTGGTTCGGTATTGAAATAAAATGTGATAGGAAGTTGGTACAGGAAGTAAAGCTCAATGCATCTTATATATGCTACTTACCTAAAGTAAGTgttattgaggagttggaagcaaaATTGAAGTACAACTTCTCGGTCAAGGGCCTTCTACTGGAAGCCATAACTCATCCATCTCTGCAGGAATTAGGGGTTGACTACTGTTACCAGGTCAGTGTATAGCAGCATATTTCTATATTGGTTCATGGGGTTATCATTAGCTTATTGTGCTTCACTCAGAAATTGCTTCAAAACAAGATATATCCATGTCTTCTGTCCTTAACATTTTTGTGTCTAACTTGTGCCTTTACTTCAGCGTCTGGAATTTCTGGGTGATTCTGTGCTGGACCTACTAATTACACGCTATCTCTATGTTACCCATACtgatgttgatcctggagaattgACAGACTTACGTTCCGCTTTGGTTAGTAACGAGAATTTTGCAGAAGTAGTTTTAAGAAACAACATTCACAGTCATCTACAGCATGGGTCTGGAATACTCTTGGAGCAAATCACAGAATATGTTAAATCCAATTTGGAGTGCCAAGGGAAGGTTAATAAATTCCTTCAACATGCTACATGTAAAGTACCTAAGGTTAGAAATACAGTTTCACTTATGTTCATTATCTTAGCAGCCTACCATTTCAATTTTGTGCTTTTATTGTTTCTGCGATGGCCTTTTCTCTGTTAAACCTTTCCCAGCCAACATTACACGTTGAAGTTAACAATATTATTTTGTTTGCTCTACAGGTACTTGGAGACATTATGGAAAGCATTGCCGGTGCAATATTTGTAGACACAGATTTTGATGTTGATGTGGTTTGGAAGATTGTTGAACCATTGCTTTCCCCGATGATAACCCCTGATAATCTTGCATTGCCACCCTATCGGGAGTTGTTAGAGCTGTGTAGTCACCTTGGTTATTTCATAAATTCAAAATGCAGTAGTAGAGGAGAAGAAGTAACTATAGATATGTCAGTGCAATTACGAGATGAACTGCTGATAGCCCAAGGACATGACAGAAACAAGAAGAGTGCAAAGGCAAAAGCAGCAGCTCGTATATTGGCAGATCTGAAGGTAGGTGCTTTAAACATAAAAATGAATGCTATATTAGTGTGTATTTCATGGCAGGTGCTTCTTGGTTTTAATTGTTGTTCAGTTGAATGGGTAGCAGAACAATACCCTTAGCATACTTTCCTTTACTATTCCGAAGGAAACATACATTATCTCGTATACAGTATACTCTTCCCTGGGGTATTTAACTAGCTGATGTTTTTCTGCTTAGaaattactccctctgtacctaaatacttgttctccccaactacaagtatttaggtacagagggagtagatgaTTTGTTTATGCCATTTGTCTATTATGGAAACTGACGTTTAAGTTTGAAGCAGAAAAGAGGTCTTTCGATGAAACAATGTTCCTCTAAATCTAAGCAGTTAGATATTATATCTCCGGACCTGCAGTATCCTTTGGCAAGTGCAAGCTTCTACATAGTTTTCCAGCAAATGCTTTAACAAAGTGTTGCATTTTATTATAATATAATGACTATTATTACTTTTCTGTAGTTGGAATCACCACTTGATTATTGTGACGTGAATGTCAATCCTAGCCTAGGAGGCCTTCCCTCACTGAAGGAAGCAGGTATGTCACATTTCCTATTTTTGTCGTCCTTTGGTTTAATTGTGTTGCTTGTTGGTTCACAGCCTGTCAAACATGACATACTAAAATGTACAGTAGTATATACCTTTTTCTCTTTGCATGGATAAGATGCATGTTTGCTTGGTAACCAGGCAATTTTGTTTGTTTTCAGTTGTTCTTCAGCTCAAAATGGACAAAGGTGGACCACGAAGTGCTCTTTTTAAGCTATGCAAGAGGTTGCAGTGGCCCATGCCAGAATTCGAATTTGTGGAACAAAGGTTCAGGTATGTCCAGGAatacaagatatatatgacctctAGCAACCAAGGCAGAAACTCCATTCCACTTGAATGTTGGCAATGCCGACCCTTCTGGTCTTTTAACAAAGCTGTGCTAAATTATTGTACTGGGTTGATCCAACAGGACTCCTATTGTTCTGGACGGGGTAACCACAACGAACTTCAATAGCTTCGTGTCAACCATCACCTTGCACATACCTGATGTAACTGCCATTACAATTCAAGGCAAACGGCAAACTGACAAAAAGAGCTCCCAGGATTCAGCGTCGCTGATAATGCTCCACAAGCTTCAAGAGCTCAAGGTCTGTATATGCAAGACTTAGCAAAGCATCATGGATCCACTTGCCAGCTAATTGCTATGGCTCGTTAACCTGGGGATCTTATCCTCCATCCCAAAgtgaattactccctccgttcctaaatataagatcttttaaagattttactatagGAACGGAGGTAGTTTGTTGGAAATGTTTATGAAAGGCTCGGTGGTGGTGCTAGATTATCCTGCAGGATATCTTAGCAGTAATTAATGCCTGTCTTCCGAAAATAACACTATACAATTTCACTTGCTGGACAATTAAAACATTTTGCAAGAACTGATATTGCTTTGGTTTGAA encodes:
- the LOC123431733 gene encoding endoribonuclease Dicer homolog 3b-like isoform X1; this translates as MVMAMADDDGPIPPPPPPPPPRRPHMQLQPRRYQVEVFEAALQGNTIAVLDTGSGKTMVAVLLARYHVSRARAGEAPRRIVVFLAPTVHLVHQQFEVIREYTDLDVAECYGASGVGDWSTDRWNKEVGSKEIAVMTPQILLDALRHAFITMSAVSLLIFDECHRACGNHPYTRIMKEFYVGSEWRPAVFGMTASPVATKGTSTVQDCEAHIGQLELTLDAKVYIIKDRSELESFSPPATIVNKYYDAYSIDFEDLKSKLQILYEEYDALLANLQESSPNKFEDTNNILETSRKTLSRYHEKIFYGLNYLGPIITAEVVKIYNESIKTLDDSEDCLFSKASFSLHVAYFKEALDLIEAVLPHGYGELMKSESGTAELSKRGYISSKVDALINIFKSFGSSNEVLCLIFVERIMTAKAVERFMRGIFNFSSFSISYLTGGSTSKDSLSPAVQRYTLDLFRSGKVNLLFSTDVTEEGIDVPNCSCVIRFDLPRTVCSYVQSRGRARRRSSNYVLMIERGNMDQQEHIFRIIQTEYYIKHFALYRQETPNVSSSELPMQDKYAYHVDSTGATITADCCVDLIRKYCEKLPKDRYYMPKPSFVVAIEDGSYQCTLTLPPNAAFQRIVGPLCSTSNLAKQLVSLDACKKLHQLGELNDHLLPLTEEPIDIDVALRDGKFLSGPGTTKRKELHGTRNVLALSGSWIHESESVTLNTYRFDFLCDQEGENYAGFVLLMESALDDDVACSKMDLFLIPNKMVYTTITPCGKVQLDKKQLRDGKLFQELFFNGIFGRLFHGSRTSGVQREFLFRKGHEIQWSSECMYLLLPLRHSPHIQQDLNIYWEAVESCTQVVEQLRNLYLEDENICANSIQHRSIKEKDIIHLANKSLHFSSIKDSVVLSLHTGRIYSVLDLIYDTTAEDSFEEMYNGKASPFSSFVDYYREKYGIIIQHPKQPLLLLKQSHNAHNLLFSKSKYIDGSTGDPLLMEKEQIHARVPPELLIHIDVTIEVLKSFYLLPSVMHRLQSLMLASQLRRDIGYTQHIPSYLILEAITTLRCCETFSLERLELLGDSVLKYLIGCDLFLRYPMKHEGHLSDMRSNAVCNATLHKHGIWRSLQGYVRDSAFDPRRWVAPGQISLRPFPCNCGIETAFVPTNGRYISDDPSFVVGKPCDRAHRWMCSKTISDCVEALVGAYYVGGGIVAALWVMKWFGIEIKCDRKLVQEVKLNASYICYLPKVSVIEELEAKLKYNFSVKGLLLEAITHPSLQELGVDYCYQRLEFLGDSVLDLLITRYLYVTHTDVDPGELTDLRSALVSNENFAEVVLRNNIHSHLQHGSGILLEQITEYVKSNLECQGKVNKFLQHATCKVPKVLGDIMESIAGAIFVDTDFDVDVVWKIVEPLLSPMITPDNLALPPYRELLELCSHLGYFINSKCSSRGEEVTIDMSVQLRDELLIAQGHDRNKKSAKAKAAARILADLKQKRGLSMKQCSSKSKQLDIISPDLQYPLLESPLDYCDVNVNPSLGGLPSLKEAVVLQLKMDKGGPRSALFKLCKRLQWPMPEFEFVEQRFRTPIVLDGVTTTNFNSFVSTITLHIPDVTAITIQGKRQTDKKSSQDSASLIMLHKLQELKVCICKT
- the LOC123431733 gene encoding endoribonuclease Dicer homolog 3b-like isoform X2 — encoded protein: MTPQILLDALRHAFITMSAVSLLIFDECHRACGNHPYTRIMKEFYVGSEWRPAVFGMTASPVATKGTSTVQDCEAHIGQLELTLDAKVYIIKDRSELESFSPPATIVNKYYDAYSIDFEDLKSKLQILYEEYDALLANLQESSPNKFEDTNNILETSRKTLSRYHEKIFYGLNYLGPIITAEVVKIYNESIKTLDDSEDCLFSKASFSLHVAYFKEALDLIEAVLPHGYGELMKSESGTAELSKRGYISSKVDALINIFKSFGSSNEVLCLIFVERIMTAKAVERFMRGIFNFSSFSISYLTGGSTSKDSLSPAVQRYTLDLFRSGKVNLLFSTDVTEEGIDVPNCSCVIRFDLPRTVCSYVQSRGRARRRSSNYVLMIERGNMDQQEHIFRIIQTEYYIKHFALYRQETPNVSSSELPMQDKYAYHVDSTGATITADCCVDLIRKYCEKLPKDRYYMPKPSFVVAIEDGSYQCTLTLPPNAAFQRIVGPLCSTSNLAKQLVSLDACKKLHQLGELNDHLLPLTEEPIDIDVALRDGKFLSGPGTTKRKELHGTRNVLALSGSWIHESESVTLNTYRFDFLCDQEGENYAGFVLLMESALDDDVACSKMDLFLIPNKMVYTTITPCGKVQLDKKQLRDGKLFQELFFNGIFGRLFHGSRTSGVQREFLFRKGHEIQWSSECMYLLLPLRHSPHIQQDLNIYWEAVESCTQVVEQLRNLYLEDENICANSIQHRSIKEKDIIHLANKSLHFSSIKDSVVLSLHTGRIYSVLDLIYDTTAEDSFEEMYNGKASPFSSFVDYYREKYGIIIQHPKQPLLLLKQSHNAHNLLFSKSKYIDGSTGDPLLMEKEQIHARVPPELLIHIDVTIEVLKSFYLLPSVMHRLQSLMLASQLRRDIGYTQHIPSYLILEAITTLRCCETFSLERLELLGDSVLKYLIGCDLFLRYPMKHEGHLSDMRSNAVCNATLHKHGIWRSLQGYVRDSAFDPRRWVAPGQISLRPFPCNCGIETAFVPTNGRYISDDPSFVVGKPCDRAHRWMCSKTISDCVEALVGAYYVGGGIVAALWVMKWFGIEIKCDRKLVQEVKLNASYICYLPKVSVIEELEAKLKYNFSVKGLLLEAITHPSLQELGVDYCYQRLEFLGDSVLDLLITRYLYVTHTDVDPGELTDLRSALVSNENFAEVVLRNNIHSHLQHGSGILLEQITEYVKSNLECQGKVNKFLQHATCKVPKVLGDIMESIAGAIFVDTDFDVDVVWKIVEPLLSPMITPDNLALPPYRELLELCSHLGYFINSKCSSRGEEVTIDMSVQLRDELLIAQGHDRNKKSAKAKAAARILADLKQKRGLSMKQCSSKSKQLDIISPDLQYPLLESPLDYCDVNVNPSLGGLPSLKEAVVLQLKMDKGGPRSALFKLCKRLQWPMPEFEFVEQRFRTPIVLDGVTTTNFNSFVSTITLHIPDVTAITIQGKRQTDKKSSQDSASLIMLHKLQELKVCICKT